One window of Nicotiana tomentosiformis chromosome 11, ASM39032v3, whole genome shotgun sequence genomic DNA carries:
- the LOC104096429 gene encoding uncharacterized protein isoform X1, with protein MQDTQRNEISPCESEKAKKVRGKNRCKNVQGLKVGKTLSVTFYHNRVVGKNSTSFVKHLGILVRDRNKCPLRVHSWADIEEYKLDHMWKAVTDKFDSADINCQRDNVLKHMRRLWNNWRGSLHLIVKSKSLRDVLKDVPEGVDKSDWEWLVKEHFLSEKFKERSMRNSVNKSKLIMPHCTGNKPIREIIYELGGNDGNPPDMATIFFETHKKDDKLVKPETNEKYAEIQELIQSEPSLINIEVVERCFGPQCKSNVVGFRGETTAKELKGGNSSKATLLDELNATRKENLSLKRLLDNLENTVAQLASIYSCQPSSTPSSTEPDTCI; from the exons ATGCAAGACACTCAGAGAAACGAAATAA GTCCATGTGAATCTGAAAAGGCAAAAAAAGTGAGAGGAAAGAACAGGTGTAAAAATGTTCAAGGACTGAAAGTTGGAAAAACGTTGAGCGTCACTTTCTACCACAATCGAGTTGTTGGGAAGAATTCAACCTCATTTGTGAAACATTTAGGTATATTAGTTCGTGACCGTAATAAGTGCCCACTGCGCGTACACTCATGGGCGGACATCGAAGAATATAAGCTGGACCATATGTGGAAAGCTGTTACT gACAAATTTGATAGTGCTGACATAAATTGTCAAAGAGATAATGTCTTGAAACATATGAGAAGGTTATGGAACAATTGGAGAGGATCGCTTCACTTGATTGTGAAGTCTAAGTCATTGCGCGACGTTCTAAAGGATGTGCCAGAGGGGGTCGACAAGAGTGATTGGGAATGGTTGGTCAAGGAGCACTTTTTATCTGAAAAGTTTAAG GAAAGAAGTATGAGAAACTCAGTGAATAAGTCTAAGTTGATTATGCCTCATTGTACGGGCAACAAGCCTATCAGAGAGATTATTTACGAGCTG GGAGGCAATGATGGTAATCCACCAGATATGGCGACTATTTTCTTTGAGACTCATAAGAAGGACGATAAGCTTGTCAAACCTGAAACCAATGAAAAATAT GCCGAAATTCAAGAACTGATACAATCCGAGCCGTCTCTTATAAATATTGAGGTTGTAGAAAGATGTTTTGGACCTCAATGCAAGAGCAATGTGGTTGGATTTAGGGGTGAAACAACCGCTAAGGAGTTAAAAGGTGGTAATTCCTCTAAGGCTACACTGTTGGATGAGTTGAATGCAACTCGAAAAGAAAATCTTTCACTAAAAAGACTCCTGGATAACTTGGAGAATACAGTTGCACAACTTGCAAGCATATACTCTTGTCAGCCTTCATCAACACCATCTTCAACTGAACCAGATACATGCATCTGA
- the LOC104096429 gene encoding uncharacterized protein isoform X2, which produces MQDTQRNEISPCESEKAKKVRGKNRCKNVQGLKVGKTLSVTFYHNRVVGKNSTSFVKHLGILVRDRNKCPLRVHSWADIEEYKLDHMWKAVTDKFDSADINCQRDNVLKHMRRLWNNWRGSLHLIVKSKSLRDVLKDVPEGVDKSDWEWLVKEHFLSEKFKERSMRNSVNKSKLIMPHCTGNKPIREIIYELAEIQELIQSEPSLINIEVVERCFGPQCKSNVVGFRGETTAKELKGGNSSKATLLDELNATRKENLSLKRLLDNLENTVAQLASIYSCQPSSTPSSTEPDTCI; this is translated from the exons ATGCAAGACACTCAGAGAAACGAAATAA GTCCATGTGAATCTGAAAAGGCAAAAAAAGTGAGAGGAAAGAACAGGTGTAAAAATGTTCAAGGACTGAAAGTTGGAAAAACGTTGAGCGTCACTTTCTACCACAATCGAGTTGTTGGGAAGAATTCAACCTCATTTGTGAAACATTTAGGTATATTAGTTCGTGACCGTAATAAGTGCCCACTGCGCGTACACTCATGGGCGGACATCGAAGAATATAAGCTGGACCATATGTGGAAAGCTGTTACT gACAAATTTGATAGTGCTGACATAAATTGTCAAAGAGATAATGTCTTGAAACATATGAGAAGGTTATGGAACAATTGGAGAGGATCGCTTCACTTGATTGTGAAGTCTAAGTCATTGCGCGACGTTCTAAAGGATGTGCCAGAGGGGGTCGACAAGAGTGATTGGGAATGGTTGGTCAAGGAGCACTTTTTATCTGAAAAGTTTAAG GAAAGAAGTATGAGAAACTCAGTGAATAAGTCTAAGTTGATTATGCCTCATTGTACGGGCAACAAGCCTATCAGAGAGATTATTTACGAGCTG GCCGAAATTCAAGAACTGATACAATCCGAGCCGTCTCTTATAAATATTGAGGTTGTAGAAAGATGTTTTGGACCTCAATGCAAGAGCAATGTGGTTGGATTTAGGGGTGAAACAACCGCTAAGGAGTTAAAAGGTGGTAATTCCTCTAAGGCTACACTGTTGGATGAGTTGAATGCAACTCGAAAAGAAAATCTTTCACTAAAAAGACTCCTGGATAACTTGGAGAATACAGTTGCACAACTTGCAAGCATATACTCTTGTCAGCCTTCATCAACACCATCTTCAACTGAACCAGATACATGCATCTGA